The following is a genomic window from Citrifermentans bemidjiense Bem.
AAGGGGGCGGTGCTAATCGAGGGGGATAAACCCGGCGCGGAGTGCGTATTTGGCAAGGGCTGCCATCCCGGAGAGCCCCAGTTTCTTCATGATCTGCTGCCGGTGGGTATCCACCGTCTTCACGTTGATGTTGAGCAGGTACGCCACG
Proteins encoded in this region:
- a CDS encoding response regulator transcription factor, whose protein sequence is MYYVTRLPESLIQPEIPLTPREREVLQLIAEGSNAKNVAYLLNINVKTVDTHRQQIMKKLGLSGMAALAKYALRAGFIPLD